A genome region from Brassica oleracea var. oleracea cultivar TO1000 chromosome C2, BOL, whole genome shotgun sequence includes the following:
- the LOC106327209 gene encoding nephrocystin-3 isoform X2: MVSSITLLPSTTLLTNWANQLSSQSGLSPRHSTWQCVCFRDQKRKPKLYIIPARHFLSTSSSDTASTKLKIHATSGVSQVQKSASSNGMKEFEMELQELFNEVKAMVKIGKERDAMDLLRANYVAVKEEIDSGLKGIQQAALLDIIALGYMAVGDLKPVPALLDMISKIVDKLNASEPLLDSVLMHVGSMYSALGMFENALLAHQRAVSILENTYGDYNTLLVSPLLGLAKSYGSYGKANKAIGVYERTVTILERSRGCESEDLVVPLFSLGKLLLKEGKADEAEAPFTRILNIYKKTYGEKDGRVGMAMCSLANAKCTKGDADGAVDLYKSALRIIKESNYMDIDNSILENMRIDLAELLHFVGRGNEGRELLEECLLVNEKYRGKNNPSMATHLMNLAASYSRSRNYVEAERLLRTCLEIMEKSVGSEDQSITFPMLNFAVTLSQLNRYNEAEQVALKVLRIREKAFGKESLPVGEALDCLVSIQVRLGRDDGEVLGLLKRVLVIQEKEFGSSAEELIITLQKIVHFLEKLEMKDEKFKFRRRLALLREKYQAES, translated from the exons ATGGTGTCTTCTATCACTCTCCTCCCTTCAACCACTCTGCTCACCAACTG GGCGAATCAGTTATCTTCTCAGTCCGGTCTTTCCCCGAGACATTCCACGTGGCAGTGTGTTTGTTTCCGTGATCAGAAACGCAAGCCTAAGCTCTACATCATTCCCGCCCGCCATTTCTTATCAACTTCCTCCTCAGACACTGCTTCCACGAAGCTCAAGATACATGCTACTTCCGGTGTTTCTCAAGTTCAAAA GTCTGCTAGTAGCAATGGGATGAAAGAATTCGAGATGGAGTTGCAAGAGCTGTTCAATGAAGTCAAAGCTATGGTTAAGATCGGGAAGGAAAGAGACGCGATGGACCTTCTTCGAGCTAATTATGTTGCTGTGAAAGAAGAGATTGATTCGGGTTTGAAAGGTATCCAACAAGCTGCTCTTCTCGACATCATTGCCTTAGGTTATATGGCTGTTGGAGACTTGAAACCTGTTCCAGCTTTGCTTGATATG ATAAGCAAGATTGTTGATAAGTTAAATGCCTCAGAACCTCTTTTGGATTCAGTGCTTATGCATGTTGGCAGTATGTATTCAGCACTAGGGATGTTTGAAAACGCTCTACTCGCGCATCAAAGGGCTGTTAGTATATTAGAGAACACATACGGTGATTATAATACTCTACTTGTCTCACCATTGCTTGGGTTAGCAAAGAGTTATGGTTCATATGGAAAAGCAAATAAAGCTATTGGCGTTTACGAGCGTACAGTGACTATCCTGGAACGGAGTAGAGGCTGTGAAAGTGAGGATCTAGTGGTGCCGTTGTTTTCACTCGGTAAACTTTTGCTCAAAGAAGGTAAAGCTGATGAAGCAGAAGCTCCTTTTACCAG GATTTTAAACATATACAAGAAGACATACGGAGAGAAAGATGGAAGAGTTGGTATGGCCATGTGTTCCCTTGCTAATGCAAAGTGCACTAAAG GCGATGCAGATGGAGCGGTAGATCTTTACAAGAGCGCTCTACGAATCATCAAAGAGTCAAATTATATGGACATAGACAACTCTATCTTAGAAAACATGAGGATAGATCTTGCTGAGCTGCTTCATTTTGTTGGAAG GGGAAACGAAGGACGAGAGCTACTAGAAGAATGCTTATTAGTAAACGAGAAGTACAGAGGAAAAAACAATCCAAGCATGGCTACACATCTTATGAACCTTGCAGCATCTTATTCACGCTCCAGGAACTATGTGGAGGCCGAGCGATTGCTGAGAACTTGTTTGGAGATCATGGAGAAATCAGTTGGTTCAGAGGATCAGTCCATAACCTTCCCAATGCTGAATTTTGCAGTCACTCTTTCGCAGCTAAACCGCTATAATGAAGCCGAGCAAGTAGCGTTAAAGGTTCTACGGATACGTGAGAAGGCATTTGGCAAAGAGTCTCTCCCTGTTG GTGAGGCGCTGGACTGTCTGGTGTCGATCCAGGTGAGATTAGGAAGAGACGATGGAGAAGTACTGGGTCTGCTGAAAAGGGTGTTGGTGATCCAAGAGAAAGAGTTTGGTTCATCAGCAGAAGAGCTCATTATCACTCTCCAGAAGATTGTACATTTCTTGGAGAAATTGGAGATGAAAGATGAGAAATTTAAGTTTAGGAGAAGGCTGGCTTTGCTTAGGGAGAAATACCAAGCAGAATCTTAG
- the LOC106327209 gene encoding nephrocystin-3 isoform X1, whose protein sequence is MVSSITLLPSTTLLTNWANQLSSQSGLSPRHSTWQCVCFRDQKRKPKLYIIPARHFLSTSSSDTASTKLKIHATSGVSQVQNRSASSNGMKEFEMELQELFNEVKAMVKIGKERDAMDLLRANYVAVKEEIDSGLKGIQQAALLDIIALGYMAVGDLKPVPALLDMISKIVDKLNASEPLLDSVLMHVGSMYSALGMFENALLAHQRAVSILENTYGDYNTLLVSPLLGLAKSYGSYGKANKAIGVYERTVTILERSRGCESEDLVVPLFSLGKLLLKEGKADEAEAPFTRILNIYKKTYGEKDGRVGMAMCSLANAKCTKGDADGAVDLYKSALRIIKESNYMDIDNSILENMRIDLAELLHFVGRGNEGRELLEECLLVNEKYRGKNNPSMATHLMNLAASYSRSRNYVEAERLLRTCLEIMEKSVGSEDQSITFPMLNFAVTLSQLNRYNEAEQVALKVLRIREKAFGKESLPVGEALDCLVSIQVRLGRDDGEVLGLLKRVLVIQEKEFGSSAEELIITLQKIVHFLEKLEMKDEKFKFRRRLALLREKYQAES, encoded by the exons ATGGTGTCTTCTATCACTCTCCTCCCTTCAACCACTCTGCTCACCAACTG GGCGAATCAGTTATCTTCTCAGTCCGGTCTTTCCCCGAGACATTCCACGTGGCAGTGTGTTTGTTTCCGTGATCAGAAACGCAAGCCTAAGCTCTACATCATTCCCGCCCGCCATTTCTTATCAACTTCCTCCTCAGACACTGCTTCCACGAAGCTCAAGATACATGCTACTTCCGGTGTTTCTCAAGTTCAAAA CAGGTCTGCTAGTAGCAATGGGATGAAAGAATTCGAGATGGAGTTGCAAGAGCTGTTCAATGAAGTCAAAGCTATGGTTAAGATCGGGAAGGAAAGAGACGCGATGGACCTTCTTCGAGCTAATTATGTTGCTGTGAAAGAAGAGATTGATTCGGGTTTGAAAGGTATCCAACAAGCTGCTCTTCTCGACATCATTGCCTTAGGTTATATGGCTGTTGGAGACTTGAAACCTGTTCCAGCTTTGCTTGATATG ATAAGCAAGATTGTTGATAAGTTAAATGCCTCAGAACCTCTTTTGGATTCAGTGCTTATGCATGTTGGCAGTATGTATTCAGCACTAGGGATGTTTGAAAACGCTCTACTCGCGCATCAAAGGGCTGTTAGTATATTAGAGAACACATACGGTGATTATAATACTCTACTTGTCTCACCATTGCTTGGGTTAGCAAAGAGTTATGGTTCATATGGAAAAGCAAATAAAGCTATTGGCGTTTACGAGCGTACAGTGACTATCCTGGAACGGAGTAGAGGCTGTGAAAGTGAGGATCTAGTGGTGCCGTTGTTTTCACTCGGTAAACTTTTGCTCAAAGAAGGTAAAGCTGATGAAGCAGAAGCTCCTTTTACCAG GATTTTAAACATATACAAGAAGACATACGGAGAGAAAGATGGAAGAGTTGGTATGGCCATGTGTTCCCTTGCTAATGCAAAGTGCACTAAAG GCGATGCAGATGGAGCGGTAGATCTTTACAAGAGCGCTCTACGAATCATCAAAGAGTCAAATTATATGGACATAGACAACTCTATCTTAGAAAACATGAGGATAGATCTTGCTGAGCTGCTTCATTTTGTTGGAAG GGGAAACGAAGGACGAGAGCTACTAGAAGAATGCTTATTAGTAAACGAGAAGTACAGAGGAAAAAACAATCCAAGCATGGCTACACATCTTATGAACCTTGCAGCATCTTATTCACGCTCCAGGAACTATGTGGAGGCCGAGCGATTGCTGAGAACTTGTTTGGAGATCATGGAGAAATCAGTTGGTTCAGAGGATCAGTCCATAACCTTCCCAATGCTGAATTTTGCAGTCACTCTTTCGCAGCTAAACCGCTATAATGAAGCCGAGCAAGTAGCGTTAAAGGTTCTACGGATACGTGAGAAGGCATTTGGCAAAGAGTCTCTCCCTGTTG GTGAGGCGCTGGACTGTCTGGTGTCGATCCAGGTGAGATTAGGAAGAGACGATGGAGAAGTACTGGGTCTGCTGAAAAGGGTGTTGGTGATCCAAGAGAAAGAGTTTGGTTCATCAGCAGAAGAGCTCATTATCACTCTCCAGAAGATTGTACATTTCTTGGAGAAATTGGAGATGAAAGATGAGAAATTTAAGTTTAGGAGAAGGCTGGCTTTGCTTAGGGAGAAATACCAAGCAGAATCTTAG
- the LOC106327213 gene encoding 50S ribosomal protein L9-like, with translation MAHVAQSRNVIRHVVSRGTAFHKTENAIHHPLLFACQGVRYRKLEVILTTGIEKLGKGGETVKVAPGYFRNHLMPKLLAVPNIDKYAHLIREQRKMRNYEEKEEVKVVHKSSEVQTKEFEKAAKRLANANLVLRKLIDKEKFKNRSSKEDKPDVQTPVTKEEIVSEVARQLCVKIDPDNVVLTEPLATFGEYEVPLKFPKTIPLPPGTVQWILKVKVRGH, from the exons ATGGCTCATGTGGCGCAAAGCCGAAACGTGATTCGGCATGTAGTATCCAGAGGAACAGCTTTCCACAAAACAGAAAATGCGATCCATCATCCACTCCTTTTCGCCTGTCAAGGAGTTCGATACAGAAAACTCGAAGTCATTCTCACCACG GGCATAGAGAAGCTTGGGAAAGGTGGTGAGACGGTGAAGGTAGCTCCTGGTTACTTCAGGAATCACCTTATGCCCAAACTCCTTGCTGTCCCCAACATTGACAAGTATGCTCATCTCATCCGTGAGCAACGCAAG ATGCGTAACTATGAAGAAAAGGAAGAGGTTAAGGTGGTTCATAAGTCTTCTGAAGTCCAGACTAAAGAGTTTGAAAAGGCAGCTAAGCGCCTGGCCAATGCCAACTTG GTACTGAGGAAATTAATTGACAAGGAGAAGTTCAAAAACCGCTCCTCAAAGGAGGACAAACCAGATGTGCAAACACCTGTGACAAAAGAAGAGATAGTCTCTGAG GTGGCGAGGCAGCTGTGTGTGAAGATTGATCCGGACAATGTGGTTCTTACGGAGCCATTGGCAACTTTTGGGGAGTATGAGGTTCCTCTGAAGTTCCCCAAGACTATTCCTTTGCCACCAGGAACTGTTCAGTGGATTCTCAAAGTCAAAGTCCGTGGCCATTGA
- the LOC106327212 gene encoding retinol dehydrogenase 12-like — protein MSSGTRRMKTKNKKKEGLGWMEWIRGWACVFHEFLFQRFMSSHLPNPLPLPPLSHLTCIVTGSTSGIGRETARQLAEAGAHVVMAVRNTKAAHDLIQQWQRDWSAKGLPLNIEAMELDLLSLDSVVNFSNAWNARLAPLHVLINNAGIFAMGEEQKFSKDGYEHHMQVNHLAPALLSLLLLPSLNRASPSRIINVNSVMHYVGFVDPDDMNVVSGRRKFSSLVGYSGSKLAQVMFSNVLFKRLPLESRISVVCLSPGIVLTNVARDLPRSVQVQYALIPYFIFSPQEGCRSSLFSATDAQIPEHCEKLKTGDKPICTFISQDCKHTKPSEEAQSLETANRVWEKTVEMIGLPLDALERLIQGQEVQCRYGTHQE, from the exons ATGAGCAGTGGAACGAGGAGGATGAAGACGAAGAATAAGAAGAAGGAAGGTTTGGGGTGGATGGAGTGGATCAGAGGATGGGCTTGCGTGTTCCACGAGTTCCTCTTCCAGAGATTCATGTCTTCTCATTTGCCCAATCCACTTCCTCTCCCTCCTCTCAGTCACTTAACCTGCATCGTCACCGGCTCCACCAGCGGCATTGGTCGCGAAACCGCTAG GCAGCTTGCAGAAGCTGGTGCTCATGTTGTAATGGCGGTTAGGAACACAAAGGCAGCTCATGATCTGATTCAACAGTGGCAGAGAGATTGGTCTGCTAAAGGACTCCCACTTAATATCGAG GCGATGGAACTTGATCTACTCTCTTTGGACTCTGTTGTCAACTTTAGCAATGCCTGGAACGCTCGTTTAGCTCCTTTGCATGTTCTCATTAACAATGCCGGCATCTTTGCTATGGGAG AGGAACAGAAGTTCTCAAAGGATGGATATGAACACCACATGCAAGTCAACCATTTAGCTCCAGCGTTGCTTTCTCTCCTCCTTTTGCCCTCCCTTAACCGTGCCTCGCCGAGCCGAATCATTAATGTCAACTCTGTT ATGCACTATGTGGGTTTTGTTGACCCGGATGACATGAATGTGGTATCTGGTAGACGAAAGTTTTCAAGCCTTGTAGGATATTCAGGCAGCAAGCTTGCACAG GTTATGTTTAGCAATGTTCTATTCAAAAGGCTGCCTCTGGAATCTCGCATAAGCGTTGTTTGTTTGTCCCCAGGGATTGTTCTAACAAATGTG GCGAGGGACCTGCCGAGATCTGTTCAAGTTCAATACGCGTTGATACCGTATTTCATCTTTTCGCCTCAAGAAGGTTGTAGAAGCTCACTTTTCTCAGCGACGGATGCTCAGATTCCAGAGCACTGTGAAAAGCTAAAGACCGGTGATAAGCCCATATGTACATTCATATCTCAAGACTGCAAACACACAAAGCCTTCAGAAGAAGCTCAGAGCTTAGAAACAGCAAATAGAGTGTGGGAAAAGACGGTAGAGATGATTGGTCTTCCTCTTGATGCGTTGGAGAGGCTTATACAAGGACAAGAGGTGCAATGCCGTTATGGAACTCATCAAGAATAA